Proteins from a single region of Rhodospirillales bacterium:
- a CDS encoding pyruvate dehydrogenase complex E1 component subunit beta: MSINILMPALSPTMTEGNLAKWLKSEGDKVEAGDVIAEIETDKATMEVEAVDEGVLGKILVAEGTENVSVNDVIAVLLEEGESADDVDASSLRAEGEAIQSKGQADEEGGLPCRARAPRNDAQQTEGKVIENRDILYAQGAVLEPSPFDEASFTEIQDMTVREALRDGMAEEMRADVNVYLMGEEVAEYQGAYKVSQGLLDEFGAKRVIDTPITEHGFAGMAVGSAMNGLKPIVEFMTWNFGMQAIDHIINSAGKTLYMAGGQLGCPIVFRGPNGAASRVGAQHSQCYASWYAHVPGLKVVAPWSGADAKGLMKAAIRDPNPVLILENELLYGETHSVPVSDEFVIPLGRAKIERSGSDVTIVAFSIMVGKALKAAEKLAEQGIDAEVINLRTIRPLDRYTILESVKKTNRIVTCEEGWPFAGIGAEIAALIGEHAFDYLDAPLARVAAADVPLPYAANLEALALPQADEIIHAARKVCYAV; encoded by the coding sequence ATGTCAATAAATATTTTGATGCCGGCGCTGTCGCCGACGATGACGGAAGGAAATCTTGCCAAGTGGCTGAAGTCCGAGGGCGATAAGGTTGAAGCTGGCGACGTGATTGCCGAGATTGAGACCGACAAGGCGACGATGGAGGTTGAAGCCGTGGATGAAGGTGTGCTGGGCAAAATTCTTGTGGCTGAAGGCACCGAAAATGTGTCGGTGAATGATGTGATTGCTGTACTTCTGGAAGAGGGTGAGAGCGCTGATGATGTTGATGCATCGTCATTGCGAGCCGAAGGCGAAGCAATCCAGTCTAAAGGGCAAGCAGATGAAGAAGGTGGATTGCCGTGTCGTGCGAGAGCTCCTCGCAATGACGCTCAGCAAACAGAAGGCAAAGTAATTGAAAACCGCGATATTTTGTATGCGCAAGGGGCTGTGCTGGAGCCGTCGCCGTTTGATGAAGCCTCTTTTACTGAAATTCAGGATATGACGGTGCGTGAGGCGTTGCGCGACGGTATGGCCGAGGAAATGCGCGCCGATGTAAATGTCTATCTGATGGGTGAGGAGGTCGCCGAATATCAGGGTGCGTATAAGGTAAGCCAAGGGCTTTTGGATGAATTTGGTGCCAAGCGCGTGATTGATACGCCGATTACCGAGCATGGATTTGCCGGGATGGCTGTGGGATCTGCGATGAACGGTCTGAAGCCAATTGTGGAATTCATGACCTGGAACTTTGGGATGCAGGCGATCGACCATATCATCAACTCTGCCGGGAAGACACTGTATATGGCCGGTGGGCAATTGGGCTGTCCGATTGTGTTTCGTGGGCCAAACGGGGCGGCGAGCCGGGTCGGGGCGCAGCATTCGCAATGTTATGCGAGTTGGTATGCGCATGTGCCGGGATTGAAAGTTGTTGCGCCTTGGTCGGGGGCGGATGCCAAGGGCCTGATGAAGGCGGCGATTCGTGATCCGAACCCAGTGCTGATCCTTGAGAATGAATTGCTGTACGGGGAAACGCACAGTGTGCCGGTGAGTGATGAGTTTGTTATTCCGCTGGGGCGGGCGAAGATTGAGCGCAGCGGTTCGGATGTCACGATCGTGGCGTTTTCGATTATGGTGGGCAAGGCGCTCAAGGCGGCAGAAAAGCTGGCTGAGCAGGGGATTGATGCCGAGGTGATCAATTTGCGCACGATCCGCCCGCTGGATCGCTATACGATTTTGGAAAGCGTGAAGAAGACTAACCGTATTGTAACCTGCGAGGAAGGCTGGCCGTTTGCGGGAATAGGCGCGGAAATTGCGGCGCTGATCGGCGAGCATGCGTTCGATTATCTCGATGCGCCGCTGGCGCGCGTGGCGGCGGCGGATGTGCCGCTCCCCTATGCGGCGAATTTGGAGGCTTTGGCCCTGCCGCAGGCGGATGAGATTATCCATGCGGCAAGGAAGGTTTGTTATGCGGTTTGA
- a CDS encoding type II toxin-antitoxin system RatA family toxin: protein MLTHLEKKVLPYTPEQMYALVAEVDKYSEFLPWCVASRINKHEGDSVFYADLVVGYKMFRERFSSKVTLESPSEHAPGTIDIEYLRGPLRHLKNHWRFISEPDGSCLIDFSVEFEFKNKALQGLSQAFFQEVIRRMVDAFEQRALAVYGSRRHCGQPPF from the coding sequence ATGCTCACCCATCTTGAAAAAAAAGTTCTTCCTTATACGCCAGAGCAGATGTATGCGCTGGTGGCGGAGGTGGACAAATATTCAGAGTTTTTGCCGTGGTGCGTGGCGAGCCGGATCAATAAACATGAAGGTGATAGCGTCTTTTACGCTGATTTAGTGGTGGGCTATAAAATGTTTCGTGAACGGTTTTCTTCAAAGGTGACGTTGGAAAGCCCTTCAGAACATGCGCCAGGGACAATTGATATTGAATATTTGCGCGGACCGTTGAGGCATCTGAAGAACCATTGGCGGTTCATTAGCGAGCCAGATGGGTCATGTCTTATTGATTTTAGTGTTGAATTTGAATTTAAAAACAAAGCACTACAGGGTTTATCTCAAGCATTTTTTCAAGAAGTTATTCGCCGGATGGTGGATGCGTTTGAACAGCGTGCATTGGCTGTGTACGGTTCACGTCGTCATTGTGGTCAACCCCCATTTTAG
- a CDS encoding pyruvate dehydrogenase complex dihydrolipoamide acetyltransferase, with protein MSINVTMPALSPTMTDGTLARWLKAEGDSVEAGDVIAEIETDKATMEVEAVDEGVLGKIIVPAGTENVPVNDVIAVLLEDGESADDIGDVSSASKPPASLRANEGSDAIQSKGQADEEGGLPCCARAPRNDVKASDGNRVFASPLAKRIAADKGIDLSAIKGSGPRGRIVKTDVENAKLGAAPMVTAVSGAVAQALPEDAKINVYGMAYTEIPNNNIKKVTAKRLTESKQSVPHFYLSVECALDNLLAARKELNEKANGEYKLSVNDFIVKAAAMVLKAYPAANVSWTDEAIHQYLSSDISVAVATPNGLITPIVRAAETKGLRAISDEVKELAGRAREGKLTPEEFQGGSFTISNLGMFGVKEFAAILNPPQSCILAVGAGEQMPRVVNGEIKIQTVMSVTLSTDHRSVDGAVGAQWLQYFKQYIENPVSMLV; from the coding sequence ATGTCTATTAATGTAACGATGCCGGCGTTATCGCCCACCATGACCGATGGAACTTTGGCCCGGTGGCTCAAGGCGGAAGGAGATAGCGTTGAAGCTGGCGATGTGATTGCCGAGATTGAAACCGATAAGGCGACGATGGAGGTCGAGGCCGTGGATGAAGGCGTGCTGGGCAAAATTATCGTTCCGGCTGGCACCGAGAATGTGCCGGTGAATGATGTGATTGCTGTGCTTTTGGAAGATGGTGAAAGTGCGGATGACATTGGTGATGTGAGTTCTGCTTCCAAGCCCCCTGCGTCATTGCGAGCGAACGAAGGGAGCGACGCAATCCAGTCTAAAGGGCAAGCAGATGAAGAAGGTGGATTGCCGTGTTGTGCGAGAGCTCCTCGCAATGACGTTAAGGCTAGTGACGGGAATCGTGTGTTTGCATCGCCGTTGGCTAAGCGGATTGCGGCGGATAAGGGTATTGATCTTTCCGCCATTAAAGGCTCCGGTCCGCGTGGGCGTATTGTGAAGACGGATGTTGAGAATGCTAAACTGGGGGCTGCACCTATGGTGACGGCAGTCAGTGGTGCGGTGGCTCAAGCTTTGCCAGAAGATGCGAAGATAAATGTCTATGGCATGGCGTACACCGAGATTCCGAATAACAATATCAAGAAGGTTACGGCCAAGCGTCTAACCGAATCCAAGCAAAGCGTTCCGCATTTCTATCTGAGCGTGGAATGTGCGCTCGATAATTTGCTGGCAGCGCGTAAAGAACTGAATGAGAAAGCCAATGGCGAATATAAGCTGTCGGTGAATGATTTTATTGTGAAGGCGGCGGCGATGGTGCTCAAAGCCTATCCGGCGGCGAATGTAAGCTGGACCGATGAGGCTATTCACCAATATCTATCTTCGGATATCTCGGTGGCGGTGGCGACGCCGAACGGTTTGATCACGCCGATTGTGCGGGCGGCGGAAACAAAGGGTTTGCGCGCGATTTCCGATGAGGTTAAGGAGCTGGCCGGCCGGGCGCGTGAAGGCAAGCTTACCCCTGAGGAATTTCAGGGCGGAAGCTTTACAATTTCCAATCTCGGGATGTTCGGTGTGAAAGAATTTGCCGCGATCCTTAACCCGCCGCAGAGCTGCATTCTGGCGGTGGGCGCGGGCGAGCAAATGCCGCGTGTGGTGAATGGAGAGATTAAAATCCAGACGGTGATGAGTGTGACGCTTTCGACCGATCATCGCTCTGTGGATGGGGCTGTCGGGGCGCAGTGGCTGCAATACTTTAAACAATATATTGAAAATCCGGTGAGTATGCTGGTTTAA
- the lipA gene encoding lipoyl synthase, producing the protein MTYNEKLLDKARRHPEKQKNPDRPAGRKPDWIRVPAPQGKIYGETKDIVRRAKLNTVCEEAGCPNVGECWQHKHAAFMIMGEVCTRACAFCNVATGKPGALDPLEPLRIGVAVKQMGLKHVVVTAVDRDDLPDGGAEHFVKTVQGIRMKSPETTVEIFPGDFGGNQSDWDTVIGSRPDVFNHNIETVARLHPTIRPGARYFRSLRMLQRVKDVDPSIFTKSGLMVGLGETMEEIAQMMDDMRAADIDFITIGQYLQPTPKHAPVMKWWSPEEFAELTKLAKRKGFLMISASPLTRSSHHAGDDFAKLKAAREAQLAAQAAE; encoded by the coding sequence ATGACCTATAACGAAAAACTTCTCGATAAAGCCCGGCGGCATCCGGAAAAGCAGAAAAACCCGGATCGGCCGGCAGGGCGTAAGCCGGACTGGATCCGTGTACCCGCGCCACAGGGGAAGATTTACGGCGAAACCAAAGATATTGTGCGAAGGGCTAAGCTGAACACGGTATGTGAGGAGGCGGGCTGTCCGAATGTCGGAGAGTGCTGGCAGCATAAACACGCCGCGTTCATGATTATGGGCGAGGTCTGCACGCGGGCCTGCGCGTTTTGCAATGTGGCGACCGGTAAGCCCGGCGCGCTTGATCCTCTTGAGCCGTTGCGTATCGGGGTGGCGGTGAAGCAAATGGGCCTCAAACATGTTGTGGTGACGGCGGTGGATCGGGATGATTTGCCTGATGGCGGAGCGGAGCATTTCGTCAAAACCGTGCAGGGTATTCGCATGAAAAGCCCGGAAACGACCGTGGAGATCTTTCCCGGTGATTTTGGCGGCAACCAGAGCGACTGGGATACGGTTATCGGATCGCGGCCGGATGTGTTTAATCACAATATTGAAACTGTGGCGCGGCTGCATCCCACTATTCGTCCGGGGGCGCGCTATTTCCGGTCTTTACGGATGTTGCAGCGGGTTAAAGATGTCGATCCGTCGATCTTTACCAAATCCGGCCTGATGGTGGGGCTGGGCGAGACGATGGAGGAAATAGCTCAGATGATGGATGATATGCGCGCGGCCGACATTGATTTTATTACGATCGGGCAATATCTCCAGCCGACGCCGAAACATGCGCCGGTGATGAAATGGTGGAGTCCGGAAGAATTTGCAGAGCTGACCAAGCTCGCCAAGCGTAAAGGGTTTTTGATGATTTCGGCATCGCCGCTGACCCGGTCCTCGCATCATGCCGGAGATGATTTTGCGAAGTTGAAGGCTGCGCGTGAGGCGCAATTAGCCGCTCAGGCGGCAGAATAG
- the pdhA gene encoding pyruvate dehydrogenase (acetyl-transferring) E1 component subunit alpha, producing MLQKLYREMLLIRRFEEKAGQLYGMGLIGGFCHLYIGQEAVVTGINSVQQPQDTVVTSYRDHAHMLACGMDPKGIMAELTGRIDGYSRGKGGSMHMFSKAENFFGGHGIVGAGTAIGAGLGFSHKYKEDDGVAVAYMGDGASNQGQVAEVYNMAALWDLPVLFVIENNQYGMGTSVKRSSAGQLYKRGEGYGIPGEQVDGMDVFAVQKAAKQALDYVRSGNGPYILEVMTYRYRGHSMSDPAKYRTKEEVASMKEDRDPITALKGLMQAAGVDEAEIKAIDKEIKDIVNEAAQFAQDSPEPAPEELWTDVLVEVDE from the coding sequence ATGTTACAAAAGCTCTATCGCGAGATGCTTTTGATTCGCCGGTTTGAAGAAAAGGCTGGGCAGCTTTACGGGATGGGCTTGATTGGCGGGTTTTGTCACCTTTATATCGGTCAGGAAGCCGTTGTGACGGGAATTAATTCTGTGCAGCAGCCGCAAGATACGGTGGTGACGTCGTATCGCGATCATGCACATATGCTGGCGTGCGGGATGGATCCGAAGGGCATTATGGCCGAGCTGACGGGACGCATTGACGGGTATTCGCGCGGGAAAGGCGGTTCCATGCATATGTTTTCGAAGGCAGAGAATTTTTTTGGCGGGCACGGGATTGTCGGGGCAGGCACGGCGATTGGCGCGGGGCTTGGCTTTTCGCATAAATATAAAGAAGATGACGGCGTGGCGGTGGCCTATATGGGGGATGGCGCGTCGAATCAGGGGCAGGTGGCTGAGGTTTATAACATGGCCGCTCTGTGGGATTTGCCGGTGTTGTTTGTGATTGAGAATAATCAGTATGGCATGGGTACATCTGTGAAGCGTTCTTCCGCCGGGCAGTTGTATAAACGCGGCGAAGGTTACGGCATTCCCGGTGAGCAGGTAGACGGGATGGATGTGTTTGCTGTGCAGAAGGCGGCGAAGCAGGCGCTTGATTATGTGCGCAGCGGCAACGGGCCGTATATTCTTGAGGTGATGACATATCGTTATCGCGGGCATTCGATGTCTGATCCGGCGAAATACCGGACCAAGGAAGAGGTGGCCTCAATGAAGGAGGATCGCGATCCGATTACGGCGCTTAAGGGGCTGATGCAGGCTGCGGGCGTGGATGAAGCCGAGATCAAGGCAATCGACAAGGAGATCAAGGATATCGTCAATGAAGCGGCGCAATTCGCGCAGGACAGTCCAGAGCCTGCGCCGGAAGAGTTGTGGACGGATGTTTTGGTGGAGGTGGACGAGTGA
- the lpdA gene encoding dihydrolipoyl dehydrogenase produces MSDKKFDVIVIGGGPGGYVAAIRAAQLKMKVALVEANHLGGICLNWGCIPTKALLRSSEVFHLAQHADEYGLKIKGLEFDLQKIVERSRGVAKQLSGGIGHLLKKNKVTVFDAYSKLEGGGKVALEKDGKKTDTLEGKHIIVATGARARVIPGFEPDGKFVWTYKEALVPDTMPKKLLVIGSGAIGIEFASFFKTLGAEVTVVEMMDRIVPVEDAEISGMLEKALTKQGMKIIKNAKVSKLDKGKTEVTAHIEEQGGKVEKLTFDRVISAVGIVANTEGLGLEKTKVKLDRGHIVTDGYLKTDEPGVYAIGDVTGAPWLAHKASHEGIICVEKIAGVKDVHPMVKSNIPGCTYCHPQVASVGLTEAAAKEQGYKVKVGRFPFMGNGKAIALGEPEGLVKTVFDEKTGELLGAHMIGAEVTEMIQGYVIGKTAELTEAEFMHTVFPHPTLSEMMHESVLDAYGKAIHF; encoded by the coding sequence ATGAGTGACAAGAAATTCGATGTGATTGTGATTGGTGGCGGTCCTGGCGGTTATGTCGCGGCGATCCGGGCGGCGCAGCTCAAGATGAAAGTGGCACTGGTTGAGGCCAACCATTTGGGCGGAATTTGTCTGAATTGGGGGTGCATTCCGACCAAGGCGCTGCTGCGCTCCAGCGAGGTGTTTCATCTAGCACAACATGCTGATGAATATGGCCTTAAAATCAAAGGCTTGGAATTTGATCTTCAAAAAATAGTTGAACGTTCGCGCGGGGTGGCCAAGCAGCTCTCCGGCGGGATTGGGCATTTGCTGAAAAAAAACAAAGTCACGGTGTTTGACGCGTACAGCAAACTTGAGGGCGGTGGAAAAGTGGCGCTCGAAAAAGATGGTAAGAAAACTGACACGCTTGAGGGCAAACACATTATCGTCGCAACAGGGGCGCGGGCGCGGGTCATTCCGGGTTTTGAACCAGATGGCAAGTTTGTGTGGACGTATAAGGAAGCGTTGGTGCCTGATACGATGCCGAAAAAGTTGCTGGTGATTGGCTCTGGTGCGATTGGGATTGAATTTGCTTCGTTCTTTAAGACGCTGGGGGCGGAGGTCACCGTTGTCGAGATGATGGACCGGATCGTGCCTGTAGAAGATGCGGAGATTTCCGGGATGCTGGAAAAGGCGTTGACCAAGCAGGGGATGAAGATCATTAAGAACGCGAAAGTCTCCAAGCTTGATAAAGGCAAGACGGAAGTGACCGCACATATAGAAGAGCAGGGCGGCAAGGTTGAAAAACTAACCTTTGACCGAGTGATTTCGGCGGTGGGCATTGTGGCCAATACGGAAGGATTGGGGCTGGAAAAAACCAAGGTGAAGCTGGATCGTGGACATATCGTCACTGACGGGTATCTGAAGACAGATGAGCCGGGAGTTTACGCGATTGGCGATGTTACGGGTGCGCCGTGGCTGGCGCATAAAGCCTCGCATGAGGGGATCATCTGCGTCGAAAAGATCGCCGGGGTAAAAGACGTACACCCGATGGTGAAGTCGAATATTCCGGGCTGTACCTATTGTCATCCGCAGGTGGCATCGGTGGGCCTCACCGAAGCAGCGGCGAAGGAGCAGGGCTATAAGGTCAAGGTTGGCCGCTTCCCGTTTATGGGCAACGGGAAGGCAATTGCCTTGGGTGAGCCTGAGGGCCTTGTGAAAACCGTGTTTGATGAGAAAACTGGCGAGCTGCTTGGAGCGCATATGATTGGCGCGGAAGTGACCGAAATGATCCAGGGCTATGTCATCGGCAAAACCGCCGAGCTGACTGAGGCCGAGTTCATGCATACCGTGTTCCCGCATCCGACGCTCAGCGAAATGATGCATGAGAGTGTGCTGGATGCGTATGGGAAGGCTATTCATTTTTAG
- the eno gene encoding phosphopyruvate hydratase, translated as MTAIIDIHAREILDSRGNPTVEVDVQLESGAKGRAAVPSGASTGAYEAVELRDGDKGRYLGKGVRKAVEFVNTEIYEALIGMDGEEQMYIDQAMVELDGTGNKGRLGANAILGVSLAVAKAMADELDMPLYRYVGGAYAHTLPTPMMNIINGGAHADNPVDIQEFMIMPIAAESFSEALRAGAEVFYALKKELSSAGLNTNVGDEGGFAPAVKSSEEALDYIMKSIKAAGYKPGEEITIALDAASSEFYKDGQYHLAGEGKVLSSDEMVRYYEDLCAKYPIVSIEDGLDEDDWQGWSALTAALGDKVQLVGDDLYVTNASRLARGIDEKAGNAVLVKVNQIGTLSETLETIEMAKKAGFGIVLSHRSGETEDSTIADLAVATNAGQIKTGSLSRSDRVAKYNQLLRIEEELGPQAAYEGAGFLRAPVSFGAKAKKNAA; from the coding sequence ATGACTGCCATTATTGATATTCATGCTCGTGAAATTCTGGATAGCCGGGGGAACCCGACTGTGGAGGTTGATGTGCAGCTTGAAAGCGGCGCGAAGGGCCGGGCGGCAGTGCCGTCGGGGGCTTCTACGGGGGCGTATGAGGCGGTGGAGTTGCGTGATGGAGATAAGGGCCGTTATCTCGGTAAGGGTGTGCGCAAGGCTGTCGAATTTGTAAATACCGAGATTTATGAGGCGCTGATTGGTATGGACGGCGAAGAGCAGATGTATATCGATCAGGCGATGGTCGAACTGGACGGGACTGGAAATAAGGGCCGCTTGGGGGCCAATGCGATTTTGGGCGTGTCGCTGGCGGTGGCCAAAGCGATGGCGGACGAGCTGGATATGCCGCTTTATCGTTATGTTGGCGGGGCGTACGCGCATACGCTGCCGACGCCGATGATGAATATCATCAATGGCGGGGCGCATGCGGATAACCCGGTTGATATTCAGGAATTTATGATTATGCCGATTGCGGCGGAGAGCTTTTCTGAAGCTTTGCGTGCAGGCGCGGAGGTGTTTTATGCGCTGAAGAAAGAATTATCATCTGCCGGATTAAATACCAATGTTGGTGATGAGGGCGGGTTTGCGCCTGCTGTGAAGTCATCTGAGGAAGCGCTGGATTATATTATGAAGTCGATTAAAGCGGCTGGCTATAAGCCGGGCGAAGAGATTACGATTGCGCTGGATGCGGCTTCGAGCGAGTTTTATAAGGATGGTCAATATCATCTGGCTGGCGAGGGGAAGGTTTTGTCGTCGGATGAAATGGTGCGCTATTACGAAGATCTGTGCGCGAAATACCCGATTGTTTCGATTGAAGATGGTTTGGATGAAGATGATTGGCAGGGGTGGAGTGCGCTTACAGCCGCTCTTGGTGATAAAGTGCAGCTTGTCGGCGATGATCTGTATGTGACCAATGCAAGCCGTTTGGCACGCGGGATTGACGAGAAAGCGGGTAATGCTGTGCTGGTGAAGGTCAATCAGATTGGGACGTTGAGCGAGACTTTGGAAACCATTGAGATGGCGAAGAAAGCCGGTTTCGGGATTGTTCTGTCGCACCGCAGCGGCGAAACAGAGGATTCTACGATTGCTGATCTGGCGGTGGCAACCAATGCCGGGCAGATCAAAACGGGTTCTTTGTCGCGTTCAGACCGGGTGGCGAAATATAACCAGCTGCTACGGATTGAAGAAGAGCTGGGGCCGCAGGCAGCTTATGAAGGGGCAGGATTCTTGCGTGCGCCGGTGTCTTTCGGCGCGAAGGCAAAGAAAAACGCGGCTTAA
- a CDS encoding septum formation initiator family protein encodes MNKLSDHSYFLRENILPLIGVCLCLYFSYHTLLGNRSVLKLYALEKQIETMSQKKTFTVAAKDSLQKKVIMMRPGNVDKDLLEEQVRLVLGYRQSDELVFLGN; translated from the coding sequence ATGAATAAGCTTAGCGACCATAGTTATTTCTTACGTGAAAACATTTTACCTCTTATCGGGGTGTGTTTGTGTTTGTATTTTTCTTATCATACGCTTTTGGGTAATCGTTCGGTGTTGAAGCTTTACGCGTTGGAGAAGCAAATAGAGACAATGTCGCAAAAAAAGACTTTTACGGTGGCGGCGAAAGATTCTTTGCAGAAAAAAGTGATTATGATGCGTCCAGGCAATGTTGATAAAGATTTACTGGAAGAGCAGGTTAGGCTGGTGCTGGGTTACAGACAGTCCGACGAATTGGTGTTCTTAGGTAATTAA